In Streptococcus parasuis, the following proteins share a genomic window:
- a CDS encoding CD3337/EF1877 family mobilome membrane protein gives MKPSIVNRIKSNWTLKRLGKVAMTVAFTLVIAIFLLAMLGTVVQAAGLVDDTVNVANEYSRYPLENYQLDFYVDNSWGWLPWNWSDGIGKQVMYGLYAITNFIWTISLYVSNATGYLVQEAYSLDFISATADSIGKNMQTLAGVSANGFSTEGFYVGFLLLLILVLGVYVAYTGLIKRETTKAIHAIMNFVLVFILSASFIAYAPDYIKKINDFSSDISNASLSLGTKIVMPHSDSQGKDSVDLIRDSLFSIQVQQPWLLLQYNSSDIESIGIDRVESLLSTSPDSNNGEDREKIVAEEIEDRSNTNLTITKTINRLGTVFFLFVFNIGISIFVFLLTGIMIFSQVLFIIYAMFLPVSFILSMIPSFDGMSKRAITKLFNTILTRAGITLIITTAFSISTMLYTLSAGYPFFLIAFLQIVTFAGIYFKLGDLMSMFSLQSNDSQSVGSRVMRKPRMLMHAHMHRLQRKLGRSMTTLGAGSAIVTGKKGQSGSGSSARTQADHSRPDGKEKSTLGKRIGQTIGTVADTKDRMVDTASGLKEQVKDLPTNARYAVYQGKSKVKENVRDLTSSISQTKADRASGRKEQQEQRRKTIAKRRSEMEQVKQKKQPASSVHERPTTRQEQYHDEQTSKQSNIQTSYKESQQAKQERPAVKSDFSSPKVERQGNTVQEKTVQKPATSTTTADRTSQRPITKERPSTVQRVPLQNTRSRPPIKTATIKKVGKKP, from the coding sequence GTGAAACCATCAATAGTAAACAGAATAAAATCAAACTGGACGCTGAAACGTCTAGGTAAAGTGGCAATGACAGTGGCTTTCACACTTGTGATTGCCATTTTTCTTTTAGCCATGCTGGGAACGGTGGTTCAAGCTGCGGGCTTGGTAGATGATACGGTCAATGTGGCAAATGAATACAGCCGATACCCACTTGAAAACTATCAACTGGATTTTTATGTGGATAATAGCTGGGGCTGGCTTCCGTGGAACTGGTCGGACGGGATTGGAAAACAGGTCATGTATGGACTATATGCCATTACCAATTTTATTTGGACAATCAGTTTGTATGTTTCCAATGCGACAGGTTACTTAGTACAGGAAGCCTATTCCTTAGACTTCATTTCCGCTACAGCAGATTCCATTGGTAAGAATATGCAGACCTTAGCTGGTGTGAGTGCAAACGGATTTTCAACAGAGGGTTTCTATGTTGGATTCCTCTTACTCTTGATTTTGGTTCTTGGAGTTTATGTTGCCTATACGGGACTGATAAAGAGAGAAACCACAAAGGCAATTCATGCCATTATGAATTTTGTGCTGGTGTTTATCCTATCGGCTTCCTTTATTGCCTACGCTCCCGACTACATTAAAAAAATCAATGACTTTTCATCAGACATCAGTAATGCCAGTTTATCACTTGGCACGAAGATTGTCATGCCCCATTCCGATAGTCAAGGCAAGGACAGCGTGGACTTAATCAGAGATAGCCTGTTTTCCATACAGGTTCAGCAACCGTGGCTACTGCTTCAATACAACAGTTCAGACATTGAAAGTATCGGTATTGACCGTGTGGAAAGCCTGCTCTCCACCAGCCCAGATTCCAACAATGGCGAAGACAGAGAAAAAATTGTTGCGGAAGAAATTGAAGACAGAAGCAATACCAATCTAACCATTACAAAGACCATTAACCGTTTAGGTACAGTCTTCTTCCTATTTGTCTTCAATATTGGGATTTCCATATTTGTATTCCTATTAACAGGAATCATGATTTTCTCGCAGGTACTTTTTATCATCTATGCTATGTTTCTGCCTGTGAGCTTTATTTTAAGCATGATTCCATCATTTGATGGTATGTCAAAACGAGCCATAACAAAGCTCTTTAATACCATTTTGACACGAGCTGGAATCACATTGATTATTACGACAGCATTTAGTATTTCAACCATGCTCTATACCTTATCGGCTGGTTATCCGTTCTTTTTGATTGCTTTTCTACAGATTGTGACCTTTGCAGGAATCTACTTCAAGCTGGGCGATTTAATGAGTATGTTTTCTCTACAGAGTAACGATTCTCAAAGTGTGGGAAGTCGTGTGATGAGAAAACCTCGTATGCTTATGCACGCTCACATGCACCGTCTACAGCGGAAACTTGGACGTTCCATGACTACTCTAGGGGCTGGGTCTGCCATTGTTACAGGTAAAAAAGGACAGTCGGGTTCGGGGAGTTCTGCAAGGACACAAGCAGATCACTCCCGACCAGACGGAAAGGAAAAATCAACACTTGGAAAACGTATCGGTCAAACCATCGGTACAGTAGCTGATACCAAAGACAGAATGGTAGACACTGCTAGTGGTTTGAAAGAACAGGTTAAAGATTTGCCGACCAATGCAAGATATGCAGTATATCAAGGAAAATCCAAAGTAAAAGAGAATGTCCGTGATTTAACCAGTAGTATTTCTCAAACCAAAGCGGACAGAGCCAGTGGACGCAAGGAACAGCAGGAACAAAGGCGAAAAACCATTGCGAAGCGTCGCTCTGAAATGGAACAGGTCAAACAGAAAAAACAGCCTGCTTCTTCTGTTCATGAAAGACCGACTACAAGACAAGAACAATATCATGATGAACAGACCTCAAAACAGTCTAATATTCAGACTTCATATAAGGAATCTCAACAAGCCAAACAAGAGCGTCCAGCAGTTAAGTCCGATTTTTCAAGTCCAAAAGTGGAACGCCAAGGCAATACCGTTCAAGAAAAAACCGTTCAAAAGCCAGCAACTTCAACCACTACAGCAGATAGAACTTCACAACGTCCAATCACAAAAGAACGTCCGTCTACTGTTCAAAGAGTACCACTACAAAATACAAGAAGTAGACCACCAATCAAAACCGCCACCATTAAGAAAGTCGGTAAGAAACCATGA
- a CDS encoding lysozyme family protein yields the protein MKLKTLVIGGSGLFLMVFSLLLFVAILFSDEQDSGISNIHYGGVNVSAEVLAHKPMVEKYVKEYGVEEYVNILLAIIQVESGGTAEDVMQSSESLGLPPNSLSTEESIKQGVKYFSELLASSERLSVDLESVIQSYNYGGGFLGYVANRGNKYTFELAQSFSKEYSGGEKVSYPNPIAIPINGGWRYNYGNMFYVQLVTQYLVTTEFDDDTVQAIMDEALKYEGWRYVYGGASPTTSFDCSGLTQWTYGKAGINLPRTAQQQYDVTQHIPLSEAQAGDLVFFHSTYNAGSYITHVGIYLGNNRMFHAGDPIGYADLTSPYWQQHLVGAGRIKQ from the coding sequence ATGAAGTTGAAAACTTTAGTGATTGGTGGTTCTGGATTATTCTTGATGGTCTTCTCACTGCTTCTGTTTGTTGCCATTTTATTTTCAGATGAACAGGACAGCGGAATTTCCAATATTCATTATGGAGGTGTGAATGTTTCCGCAGAAGTGCTGGCTCATAAGCCTATGGTAGAAAAATATGTCAAAGAATATGGCGTTGAAGAATATGTCAACATACTTCTTGCGATTATACAGGTGGAATCGGGCGGTACTGCGGAAGATGTTATGCAGTCCTCGGAATCCCTCGGTCTTCCACCTAATTCATTGAGTACAGAAGAATCCATTAAGCAAGGTGTGAAGTATTTCAGTGAATTATTAGCCAGTAGCGAAAGGCTCAGTGTAGATTTAGAATCGGTTATCCAGTCCTACAATTATGGTGGTGGTTTCTTAGGGTATGTGGCTAATCGTGGAAATAAATATACCTTTGAACTGGCTCAAAGTTTCTCAAAAGAGTATTCAGGTGGCGAAAAAGTGTCTTACCCCAATCCCATAGCCATACCTATCAATGGGGGCTGGCGATACAACTATGGCAATATGTTTTATGTGCAACTGGTAACGCAGTATCTTGTCACAACAGAGTTTGATGATGATACGGTACAAGCCATCATGGACGAAGCACTGAAATATGAGGGCTGGCGATACGTTTACGGTGGAGCTTCCCCGACTACTTCTTTTGATTGTAGCGGACTGACACAATGGACGTATGGAAAAGCTGGAATTAACTTACCACGAACCGCACAACAGCAATATGATGTGACCCAGCATATCCCACTATCGGAAGCACAAGCTGGCGATTTGGTTTTCTTTCATTCTACCTATAACGCTGGCTCTTATATTACTCATGTTGGGATATACCTTGGCAATAACCGTATGTTTCATGCAGGCGACCCAATCGGTTATGCCGACTTAACAAGCCCCTACTGGCAACAGCATTTAGTGGGAGCAGGACGAATCAAACAATGA